One Halostella limicola genomic window carries:
- a CDS encoding alpha/beta fold hydrolase: MSDAPTTHDEWTAAQDETTVTVDGKELIVAYYEAGEENDGPPVVFVHGIPSWSFLWRDVAPALAEDRHVIAPDLLGYGNSDMRDEFDRSIRAQESMLDGLLDELGHEAVDLVSHDIGAGAALRYAAHDPDAVERLVVSNGVCYDSWPVEFISNLGLPETADAPADEVLGQVRGAFAQGVYADEADEAFVEGMVAPWRREGGQTSLSRNAVSTNTNHTTEIEYDAISADLLCLWGADDTFQPLSYGERLAEDVGGEVVELDRAYHWVVEDRPDAYVDELRSFLVE, translated from the coding sequence ATGAGCGACGCGCCGACGACCCACGACGAGTGGACAGCGGCGCAGGACGAGACGACGGTGACCGTCGACGGGAAGGAACTGATCGTCGCGTACTACGAGGCGGGCGAGGAGAACGACGGCCCGCCGGTCGTCTTCGTCCACGGCATCCCCTCGTGGTCGTTCCTCTGGCGGGACGTCGCGCCGGCGCTGGCCGAGGACCGGCACGTGATCGCGCCGGACCTCCTCGGCTACGGCAACTCGGACATGCGCGACGAGTTCGACCGCTCGATCCGCGCCCAGGAGTCGATGCTCGACGGCCTGCTCGACGAACTGGGCCACGAGGCGGTCGACCTCGTCAGCCACGACATCGGCGCGGGCGCGGCGCTTCGGTACGCCGCCCACGACCCCGACGCCGTCGAGCGTCTGGTCGTCTCGAACGGCGTCTGCTACGACTCGTGGCCGGTCGAGTTCATCTCGAACCTCGGCCTGCCGGAGACCGCGGACGCGCCGGCCGACGAGGTGCTCGGGCAGGTCCGCGGCGCGTTCGCCCAGGGCGTCTACGCCGACGAGGCCGACGAGGCGTTCGTCGAGGGGATGGTCGCCCCGTGGCGGCGCGAGGGCGGCCAGACGTCGCTGTCCCGGAACGCCGTTTCGACGAACACCAACCACACGACGGAGATAGAGTACGACGCGATATCGGCGGACCTGCTCTGTCTGTGGGGCGCGGACGACACGTTCCAGCCGCTTTCCTACGGCGAGCGCCTCGCCGAGGACGTTGGCGGCGAGGTCGTCGAACTTGACCGGGCGTACCACTGGGTCGTCGAGGACCGCCCCGACGCCTACGTCGACGAGCTACGCTCGTTCCTGGTCGAGTGA
- a CDS encoding ABC transporter substrate-binding protein, which yields MGKDNGECGESEASTRDDAEPSGSDRYVDRRRFLKTTAAGTAGVSVAGCLDAFGTGDSDGGGDLDSIDTIKIGVLAPEPENNPIGASQAQAAELAVQELNDDGGIGGKDVELIVKNTHEDPAEGQQAYQELTLEEGVHVTAGVFTSEVLLNIMGDIAEQGTLHLTTGAASTEASTRVKENYEENKYHFRVGPLNDRQLGENMVDFADANFSDMGWDSVGVLVEDYTWTEPISEVLESNLGGTGVDVPVNTRYASGTENFGPIYDNVEGEDVDAAFVAMAHTGTQAVVQWASQQRDFAFGGIHVPMQLPAYYGMVDSACRWGITQTSATAQSELTEKTQPFVEAYRGAYDGLPVYTGYITYDAIKLYAQAVEDEETVDSDDLVEPIENMSFTGTTGTIEFYPPDHEFAHDVVYGEDKVFPIYAQWQENDDGEGVQEVIWPDEHATADYVPPAWL from the coding sequence ATGGGTAAAGATAATGGCGAATGCGGTGAGTCAGAGGCATCGACGCGCGACGACGCCGAACCGAGCGGCTCCGACCGGTACGTGGACCGGCGGCGGTTCCTCAAGACGACGGCCGCCGGGACGGCCGGCGTGTCCGTGGCCGGCTGTCTCGACGCGTTCGGTACCGGGGACTCCGACGGCGGCGGCGACCTAGACTCGATCGATACGATCAAGATCGGCGTCCTGGCGCCGGAGCCGGAGAACAACCCGATCGGCGCCTCGCAGGCCCAGGCGGCCGAGCTCGCCGTTCAGGAGCTGAACGACGACGGCGGGATCGGAGGGAAAGACGTCGAGCTCATCGTCAAGAATACCCACGAGGACCCCGCCGAGGGGCAGCAGGCGTACCAGGAGCTCACGCTCGAAGAGGGCGTCCACGTGACGGCCGGCGTCTTCACGAGCGAGGTACTGCTGAACATCATGGGCGACATCGCGGAGCAGGGGACGCTCCACCTGACGACCGGCGCAGCCTCGACGGAGGCGAGTACCCGTGTCAAGGAGAACTACGAGGAGAACAAGTACCACTTCCGCGTCGGCCCGCTCAACGACCGCCAGCTGGGGGAGAACATGGTCGACTTCGCGGACGCGAACTTCAGCGACATGGGCTGGGACTCCGTCGGCGTGCTCGTCGAGGACTACACGTGGACCGAACCCATCTCCGAGGTGCTCGAGAGCAACCTCGGCGGCACGGGCGTCGACGTTCCCGTGAACACGCGGTACGCGAGCGGCACGGAGAACTTCGGGCCGATCTACGACAACGTCGAGGGCGAGGACGTCGACGCCGCCTTCGTCGCGATGGCTCACACGGGCACGCAGGCGGTCGTCCAGTGGGCGTCCCAGCAGCGCGACTTCGCGTTCGGCGGCATCCACGTCCCGATGCAGCTCCCGGCGTACTACGGGATGGTCGACTCCGCGTGCCGCTGGGGGATCACCCAGACGAGCGCGACGGCCCAGAGCGAACTGACGGAGAAGACCCAGCCGTTCGTCGAGGCCTACCGCGGCGCGTACGACGGCCTCCCGGTGTACACCGGCTACATCACCTACGACGCGATCAAGCTCTACGCGCAGGCCGTCGAGGACGAGGAGACCGTCGACTCCGACGACCTCGTCGAGCCCATCGAGAACATGTCGTTCACCGGGACGACCGGGACGATCGAGTTCTACCCGCCGGACCACGAGTTCGCCCACGACGTCGTCTACGGCGAGGACAAGGTGTTCCCCATCTACGCGCAGTGGCAGGAGAACGACGACGGCGAGGGCGTGCAGGAAGTCATCTGGCCCGACGAGCACGCGACCGCCGACTACGTCCCGCCCGCGTGGCTCTGA
- a CDS encoding branched-chain amino acid ABC transporter permease → MVDPVNLITSWLIISALYALVAIGFTMIFGVGGVLNLAHGAVVAVGAFAAYAVSLRGFGPWTGALAALAAGGLFSVGLYLLMIRNVADEPIMVMILTLVSSIIVEEFLRTVVGTQPRAVPSLATGQVSVAGTTLQANMLLMFVVSWVLIGALLVFINRTDTGKAIIATSMSEKGAAVVGIDSDRIHLYTWLIAGVLAGIAGVFLASYLTANWAMGRQPLILSFSIVILGGLGSIRGSVVGAYLIGFLEVFTVNVVNPRLSGVASLVVLVLVLLVKPEGLFGRELAE, encoded by the coding sequence ATGGTCGACCCAGTCAACCTGATCACTTCCTGGCTGATCATCAGCGCGCTGTACGCGCTGGTCGCGATCGGTTTCACGATGATCTTCGGCGTCGGGGGCGTCCTCAACCTCGCTCACGGGGCCGTCGTCGCCGTCGGCGCGTTCGCGGCCTACGCCGTCTCGTTGCGGGGATTCGGCCCGTGGACGGGCGCGCTCGCAGCGCTCGCAGCCGGCGGCCTGTTCAGCGTGGGGCTCTACCTGCTGATGATCCGGAACGTGGCGGACGAGCCGATAATGGTGATGATACTCACCCTCGTCTCGTCGATCATCGTCGAGGAGTTCCTCAGAACGGTCGTCGGGACCCAGCCCCGGGCGGTTCCGAGTCTGGCGACCGGCCAGGTGTCCGTCGCGGGCACCACCCTGCAGGCGAACATGCTCCTGATGTTCGTCGTCTCGTGGGTGCTGATCGGGGCGTTGCTCGTGTTCATCAACCGCACCGACACCGGGAAGGCGATCATCGCGACGAGCATGAGCGAGAAGGGCGCGGCGGTCGTCGGCATCGACAGCGACCGCATCCACCTGTACACGTGGCTGATCGCCGGCGTGCTCGCCGGGATCGCCGGCGTGTTCCTCGCGTCGTATCTCACCGCCAACTGGGCGATGGGCCGGCAACCGCTCATCCTGTCCTTTTCCATCGTCATCCTCGGCGGCCTCGGGTCGATCCGGGGCAGCGTCGTCGGCGCGTACCTGATCGGCTTCCTCGAGGTGTTCACGGTCAACGTCGTCAACCCGCGGCTGAGCGGGGTGGCGTCGCTGGTCGTCCTCGTGCTCGTCCTGCTGGTCAAACCCGAAGGCCTGTTCGGCCGGGAGCTCGCGGAGTGA
- a CDS encoding acyl-CoA dehydrogenase family protein, which produces MSFQLTDEQEAIKKAVREFAEEEIQPVAREHDEEKKYPEEIRRKAAEYDFVAPNIPLEYGGAGMSLQESILVTEELWRADPGIGSAVGSAGFGTDMIVKYGDEWMKEEYLPPIANGDAASCSMISEPAHGSNVAGIETRAEKDGDEYVIDGNKMWITNGTVADVGVAMTKTDPGEGHRGITAFLVPMDADGVKTEKIDNKLGIRASDLAEVVLDGVRVPEENVIGEVNKGFYQLMDFFASGRTSVAAQAVGAAQGAFDAALDYAGEREQFGQKIGEFQAIQHKLAEMATDIEAARSLTYRAAANVEDGDDDVAAKYASMAKLFASEHAVDVADEAIQVHGGAGYVTDHPVERYYRDARITKIYEGTSEIQKNIIADKLL; this is translated from the coding sequence ATGAGTTTCCAGCTGACGGACGAACAAGAGGCGATCAAGAAGGCCGTCCGCGAGTTCGCGGAGGAGGAGATACAACCGGTCGCGCGGGAGCACGACGAGGAGAAGAAATACCCCGAGGAGATCCGGCGCAAGGCCGCGGAGTACGACTTCGTCGCGCCGAACATCCCGCTTGAGTACGGCGGCGCGGGGATGAGCCTGCAGGAGTCCATCCTCGTCACCGAGGAGCTGTGGCGCGCGGACCCCGGCATCGGGAGCGCGGTCGGGTCGGCCGGCTTCGGGACGGACATGATCGTCAAGTACGGCGACGAGTGGATGAAAGAGGAGTACCTGCCGCCCATCGCGAACGGCGACGCCGCCTCCTGTTCGATGATCTCCGAGCCCGCACACGGGTCGAACGTCGCGGGCATCGAGACGCGCGCCGAGAAGGACGGCGACGAGTACGTGATCGACGGCAACAAGATGTGGATCACGAACGGCACCGTCGCCGACGTGGGCGTCGCGATGACCAAGACCGACCCCGGCGAGGGCCACCGCGGGATCACCGCCTTTCTCGTGCCGATGGACGCCGACGGCGTGAAGACCGAGAAGATCGACAACAAGCTGGGCATCCGCGCTTCGGACCTCGCCGAGGTCGTGCTGGACGGCGTGCGCGTCCCCGAGGAGAACGTCATCGGCGAGGTGAACAAGGGGTTCTACCAGCTGATGGACTTCTTCGCCTCCGGGCGGACGAGCGTCGCGGCGCAGGCCGTCGGCGCGGCGCAAGGGGCGTTCGACGCCGCGCTTGACTACGCCGGCGAGCGCGAGCAGTTCGGCCAGAAGATCGGCGAGTTCCAGGCCATCCAGCACAAGCTCGCGGAGATGGCTACCGACATCGAGGCCGCGCGCTCGCTGACCTACCGCGCCGCCGCGAACGTGGAGGACGGCGACGACGACGTGGCGGCCAAGTACGCCAGCATGGCGAAGCTGTTCGCCAGCGAGCACGCCGTCGACGTGGCGGACGAGGCGATTCAGGTCCACGGCGGCGCGGGCTACGTCACTGACCACCCGGTCGAGCGCTACTACCGCGACGCCCGCATCACCAAGATCTACGAAGGCACCAGCGAGATCCAGAAGAACATCATCGCCGACAAGCTGCTATGA
- a CDS encoding branched-chain amino acid ABC transporter permease, protein MSEETPTTDDPTADRAAEDSRAGEGIAGLLDPRTLPLRYHVGIVGLVALALIPFGVPEITMLKITGALYLGMFAMSWDAVSGYTGEISFGHALFFTIGGYSSALLNLEMGVDPLLSIPIGMVLAAVAGVLIGVPALRLHGPYLSLITLIAPLILMQIFILYSDVFGGEIGLPRPDPLVTADEYLLVVVANYYVALALFVFILAVLLAVTRSNAGAVFTAIREDPDAVSASGINPAKFKIFAFVLSGAIGGLAGATFVHTPVGGPQPSQLLNLVVSIEVIIASILGGMGTIVGAAIGGMFFFLFSDYLDGIEATIPFTDLAVGDASFLVFAVVTLVILYFAPGGMLRWALFGGRKVRERLGGDEVAADGGETPLERTVEKYRTAVRSFGPGGDDDE, encoded by the coding sequence ATGTCTGAGGAAACACCGACTACCGACGACCCGACCGCCGACCGCGCCGCCGAGGACTCGCGCGCCGGCGAGGGGATCGCCGGGCTGCTCGACCCGCGGACGCTGCCGCTGCGGTACCACGTCGGCATCGTCGGGCTGGTCGCGCTCGCGCTGATCCCCTTCGGCGTCCCGGAGATCACGATGCTGAAGATCACCGGCGCGCTGTATCTCGGCATGTTCGCGATGAGCTGGGACGCCGTCTCCGGCTACACCGGCGAGATCAGCTTCGGCCACGCGCTGTTTTTCACCATCGGCGGCTACTCGTCCGCGCTGCTGAACCTGGAGATGGGCGTCGATCCGCTGCTGTCGATCCCGATCGGGATGGTGCTGGCGGCCGTCGCCGGCGTGCTCATCGGCGTGCCGGCGCTCCGACTGCACGGGCCGTACCTGTCGCTGATCACGCTCATCGCGCCGCTGATCCTGATGCAGATATTCATCCTGTACAGCGACGTCTTCGGCGGGGAGATCGGCCTGCCGCGGCCGGACCCGCTGGTGACGGCCGACGAGTACCTCCTCGTCGTCGTCGCGAACTACTACGTCGCGCTCGCGCTGTTCGTGTTCATCCTCGCGGTGCTGCTCGCCGTGACCCGGTCGAACGCCGGCGCGGTGTTCACCGCGATCCGGGAGGACCCCGACGCCGTGTCGGCCTCGGGGATCAACCCCGCGAAGTTCAAGATCTTCGCGTTCGTGCTCTCGGGCGCGATCGGCGGGCTCGCGGGCGCGACGTTCGTCCACACCCCCGTCGGCGGCCCGCAGCCGAGCCAACTGCTCAACCTGGTGGTGAGCATCGAGGTCATCATCGCCAGCATCCTCGGCGGGATGGGGACCATCGTCGGTGCGGCGATCGGCGGCATGTTCTTCTTCCTGTTCAGCGACTACCTGGACGGGATCGAGGCGACCATCCCGTTCACCGACCTCGCGGTCGGCGACGCCAGCTTCCTCGTGTTCGCCGTCGTCACGCTCGTGATCCTCTACTTCGCGCCGGGCGGGATGCTCCGCTGGGCGCTGTTCGGCGGGCGGAAGGTCCGCGAGCGGCTCGGCGGCGACGAGGTCGCGGCCGACGGCGGTGAGACACCGCTCGAACGGACCGTCGAGAAGTACCGGACGGCCGTCCGGTCGTTCGGCCCCGGAGGTGACGACGATGAGTGA
- a CDS encoding ABC transporter ATP-binding protein has product MTTPASGEAERVEDPAGTLLTAEDVTVNYGRVTALRGIDVSVGEGEVVSLIGPNGAGKSTFADAVSGFVPYEGSLRYRGEEVAGRETSALVEDGLIYCTETRDLFGYMSVEDNLTLGAYRKSGDNGERLNFVYDVFPALEERTDQRARTMSGGEQQMLAVGRSLMGDPDLLVLDEPTLGLAPVVIESISDAIETIRKEGVSILLCEQNVTFAMKHADRIYLLENGQVEREGSPDDLRGDDYIRDAYLGG; this is encoded by the coding sequence GTGACGACCCCCGCCAGCGGCGAGGCCGAGCGCGTCGAGGACCCCGCGGGGACGCTGCTCACCGCGGAGGACGTCACGGTCAACTACGGACGCGTGACCGCGCTCCGGGGGATCGACGTCAGCGTCGGCGAGGGCGAGGTCGTCTCGCTTATCGGCCCGAACGGCGCCGGCAAGTCGACGTTCGCCGACGCCGTCTCCGGGTTCGTCCCCTACGAGGGGAGCCTGCGGTACCGCGGCGAGGAGGTCGCTGGCCGCGAGACGAGCGCGCTCGTCGAGGACGGTCTCATCTACTGCACCGAGACGCGCGACCTGTTCGGCTACATGAGCGTCGAGGACAACCTGACGCTCGGCGCCTACCGCAAGTCGGGCGACAACGGGGAGCGCCTCAACTTCGTCTACGACGTGTTCCCGGCGCTGGAGGAGCGCACCGACCAGCGCGCCCGGACGATGAGCGGCGGCGAGCAGCAGATGCTCGCCGTCGGGCGCTCGCTGATGGGCGACCCCGACCTGCTCGTCCTCGACGAGCCGACGCTCGGCCTCGCGCCGGTCGTCATCGAGAGCATCAGCGACGCCATCGAGACGATCCGCAAGGAGGGCGTCTCGATCCTGCTGTGCGAGCAGAACGTTACCTTCGCGATGAAACACGCCGACCGGATCTACCTGTTGGAGAACGGGCAGGTCGAGCGGGAGGGGAGCCCGGACGACCTCCGCGGCGACGACTACATCCGCGACGCCTACCTCGGCGGCTAG
- a CDS encoding ABC transporter ATP-binding protein, translated as MSEATSADATREASHASTDGVLVVDDLTKEFGGLVAVDSLSFAVNEGEILGFIGPNGAGKSTTFNCVIGALTPTDGTVYYHGEDVTGTPTHEMVKQGMARTFQDFKPLEDRTVVQNVALSLAPDKLFSLSGLSGETRRRAAAICERVGLGDRLELMPDELPHAGLLRLELGRALATDPDLLLVDEPFAGLSGPEVEEVSALLESLRDDGVTLVVVDHNMRGLLSLIDRAIVIQFGSKIAEGPPEAIRDDPKVQEAYLGGEGL; from the coding sequence ATGAGTGAGGCTACATCCGCGGACGCGACACGGGAGGCATCGCACGCGTCGACCGACGGCGTCCTGGTCGTCGACGACCTGACGAAGGAGTTCGGCGGTCTCGTGGCCGTCGACTCGCTGTCGTTCGCGGTGAACGAGGGCGAGATCCTCGGCTTCATCGGCCCGAACGGCGCCGGCAAGTCGACGACGTTCAACTGCGTCATCGGCGCGCTCACGCCGACCGACGGGACGGTGTACTACCACGGCGAGGACGTGACGGGTACCCCGACCCACGAGATGGTCAAGCAGGGGATGGCCCGCACGTTCCAGGACTTCAAGCCGCTGGAGGACCGCACCGTCGTCCAGAACGTCGCGCTGTCGCTGGCCCCGGACAAGCTGTTCTCGCTGTCCGGACTCAGCGGCGAGACGCGTCGCCGGGCCGCCGCGATCTGCGAGCGGGTCGGTCTCGGCGACCGGCTCGAACTGATGCCCGACGAGCTGCCCCACGCCGGCTTGCTCCGCCTCGAACTGGGGCGGGCGCTCGCGACCGACCCTGACCTGCTGCTGGTCGACGAGCCGTTCGCCGGCCTGTCCGGCCCGGAGGTCGAGGAGGTGTCGGCGCTGCTCGAATCGCTGCGCGACGACGGCGTGACGCTCGTCGTCGTCGACCACAACATGCGTGGCCTCCTCTCGCTGATCGACCGCGCCATCGTGATCCAGTTCGGCTCGAAGATCGCCGAGGGGCCGCCGGAGGCGATCAGAGACGATCCGAAGGTGCAGGAGGCGTACCTCGGGGGTGAGGGGCTGTGA
- a CDS encoding long-chain-fatty-acid--CoA ligase yields MTNLVTNVAETAESHADDAAIRYDGTEVSYEAFWARTGQFAAALRERGVEEGDRVAVYLPNLPQFLTAFHGTLRAGGVVVPMNPQYKAREIEHLLGDSEASVVVALADLVPFVEEVRDDTAVKHVVSVGGDAGGATPFEAFLADERLDTVDRADDDVAVQPYTSGTTGQPKGVQLTHENLASNATSAAELVPDGIRSDDRQLGVLPLFHIYGMTVVMNTSLFHGATFYPLPEWDAQQAVSVIEEEGITMFHGVPAMYNDVINQPDAESFDLSSLRLCGVGGAGIPREVLRRFEELYDAEIYEGYGLTETSPTTHFNSPVGGRRVGSIGKTVPGVESMVVDENFEEVPPVEEGPVDEDEVDLTEITGEIVVSGPNVMKGYYGLPDANEEAFTERDGKRWFHTGDIGYRDEDGFFYVVDREKHMIVTGGYNVYPREVEELLFEHDAVAEAAVVGIPDERRGETVKAFVVRTPDADVTEDDIKQYCLNNLAEYKHPREVEFVDELPRTTTGKVQKFKLEEREKEGVEADD; encoded by the coding sequence ATGACAAACCTTGTCACGAACGTCGCTGAAACGGCGGAATCGCACGCCGACGACGCGGCGATCCGGTACGACGGGACCGAGGTGAGCTACGAGGCGTTCTGGGCGCGGACCGGCCAGTTCGCAGCCGCCCTGCGGGAGCGCGGCGTCGAGGAGGGCGACCGGGTGGCGGTCTACCTGCCGAACCTCCCGCAGTTCCTGACGGCGTTCCACGGGACGCTCCGGGCCGGCGGCGTCGTCGTGCCGATGAATCCGCAGTACAAGGCCAGGGAGATAGAGCACCTGCTCGGCGACAGCGAGGCGTCGGTCGTCGTCGCGCTCGCGGACCTCGTCCCCTTCGTCGAGGAAGTCCGCGACGACACCGCGGTCAAGCACGTCGTCTCCGTGGGCGGCGACGCCGGCGGCGCGACGCCGTTTGAGGCGTTCCTCGCCGACGAGCGGCTCGATACGGTCGACCGCGCCGACGACGACGTGGCAGTCCAGCCCTACACAAGCGGAACGACCGGTCAGCCGAAGGGCGTCCAGCTGACCCACGAGAACCTCGCGTCGAACGCCACCTCCGCAGCCGAGCTCGTGCCCGACGGCATCCGGTCGGACGACAGGCAACTCGGCGTCCTCCCGCTGTTTCACATCTACGGGATGACCGTCGTGATGAACACCTCGCTGTTCCACGGGGCGACCTTCTACCCGCTCCCGGAGTGGGACGCCCAGCAGGCCGTCTCGGTCATCGAGGAAGAGGGGATCACGATGTTCCACGGCGTGCCGGCGATGTACAACGACGTCATCAACCAGCCGGACGCCGAGTCGTTCGACCTCTCGTCGCTGCGGCTCTGCGGCGTCGGCGGCGCCGGCATCCCCCGCGAGGTGCTCCGGCGGTTCGAGGAGCTGTACGACGCGGAGATCTACGAGGGGTACGGCCTCACCGAGACCAGCCCGACGACGCACTTCAACAGCCCCGTCGGCGGCCGCCGCGTCGGTAGCATCGGCAAGACCGTCCCCGGCGTGGAGTCGATGGTGGTCGACGAGAACTTCGAGGAGGTCCCACCGGTCGAGGAAGGACCGGTCGACGAGGACGAGGTCGACCTCACCGAGATCACCGGCGAGATCGTCGTCAGCGGGCCGAACGTGATGAAGGGGTACTACGGCCTGCCCGACGCGAACGAGGAAGCGTTCACCGAGCGCGACGGCAAGCGCTGGTTCCACACCGGCGACATCGGGTACCGCGACGAGGACGGGTTCTTCTACGTCGTCGACCGCGAGAAGCACATGATCGTCACCGGCGGGTACAACGTGTACCCGAGGGAAGTCGAGGAGTTGCTGTTCGAGCACGACGCCGTCGCGGAGGCGGCCGTCGTGGGGATCCCGGACGAGCGCCGGGGCGAGACGGTGAAGGCGTTCGTGGTCAGGACGCCGGACGCGGACGTGACCGAGGACGACATCAAGCAGTACTGCCTGAACAACCTCGCTGAGTACAAGCACCCCCGTGAGGTCGAGTTCGTCGACGAACTCCCCCGGACGACCACCGGCAAGGTCCAGAAGTTCAAGCTCGAGGAGCGGGAGAAGGAGGGAGTCGAGGCGGACGATTGA
- a CDS encoding FAD-binding oxidoreductase: MARDCSFLRDTLPEEQVSFARSNRETHAADWGAEQRGEGVVPDAVVWPESTEDVSNVLAAANEHGVPVTPYAAGTSLEGNAVPAHRGISMDLTRMDAVVDYRPEDFQIDVQPGLLGSAVNDHVADDGLFFPPLPSSGDISTVGGMIANDASGMQTVKYGEVGDWVLGLEAVLADGTVVTTGSDAAKTSAGYNLTDLLVGSEGTLAVVTEATLELAGLPDQKRGGRAVFGTLDDAAAAVADAVQSGVDVAAIELLDPLSARIANDYLDAGLPDAPMVFLEFHADHGVDREIEFCRSVFEAHGVESFELADEERMDDLWRARKELAPAVEAYDPDRSSIHPGDVTVPISRYGEIVRRVKELADEEGLLAPCFGHAGDGNLHYTVLVDRDDPEEVAAGEAIYERVVREAIDLGGTATGEHGIGQGKREYLEAERGEGAVEAMRAVKRSLDPKDTLNPGKIFPETAEGERVRREPSE; encoded by the coding sequence ATGGCACGGGACTGCTCGTTCCTCCGCGACACCCTTCCGGAGGAGCAGGTGTCGTTCGCGCGGTCGAACCGGGAAACGCACGCCGCCGACTGGGGCGCCGAACAGCGCGGCGAGGGCGTCGTCCCCGACGCCGTCGTCTGGCCGGAGTCGACCGAGGACGTGTCGAACGTGCTCGCGGCGGCGAACGAGCACGGCGTCCCTGTCACGCCGTACGCCGCCGGCACGAGTCTGGAGGGCAACGCCGTTCCCGCCCACCGTGGGATCAGCATGGACCTGACGCGGATGGACGCGGTCGTCGACTACCGTCCCGAGGACTTCCAGATCGACGTACAGCCGGGACTGCTCGGGAGCGCGGTCAACGACCACGTCGCGGACGACGGCCTGTTCTTCCCGCCGCTTCCCTCCTCCGGCGACATCTCGACCGTCGGCGGCATGATCGCCAACGACGCGAGCGGGATGCAGACCGTGAAGTACGGCGAGGTGGGCGACTGGGTGCTCGGCCTCGAAGCGGTGCTCGCCGACGGCACCGTCGTCACGACGGGGAGCGACGCCGCGAAGACGTCCGCCGGCTACAACCTGACCGACCTGCTGGTCGGGAGCGAGGGGACGCTGGCCGTCGTCACCGAGGCGACGCTGGAACTCGCCGGACTTCCCGACCAGAAGCGCGGCGGGCGCGCGGTGTTCGGGACGCTCGACGACGCCGCCGCGGCGGTGGCCGACGCGGTGCAGTCCGGCGTCGACGTGGCCGCGATCGAACTGCTCGACCCCCTCTCGGCTCGCATCGCCAACGACTACCTCGACGCCGGCCTCCCCGACGCGCCGATGGTCTTCCTGGAGTTCCACGCCGACCACGGGGTCGACCGGGAGATCGAGTTCTGCCGGTCGGTGTTCGAGGCCCACGGCGTCGAGTCGTTCGAGCTGGCCGACGAGGAGCGCATGGACGACCTCTGGCGGGCGCGCAAGGAGCTCGCGCCGGCCGTCGAGGCGTACGACCCCGACCGGTCGTCGATCCACCCCGGCGACGTCACCGTCCCCATCTCGCGGTACGGCGAGATCGTCCGCCGGGTGAAAGAGCTCGCCGACGAGGAAGGGCTGCTCGCGCCCTGTTTCGGCCACGCGGGCGACGGCAACCTCCACTACACGGTGCTGGTCGACCGCGACGACCCCGAGGAGGTGGCCGCGGGCGAGGCGATCTACGAGCGTGTCGTCCGGGAGGCGATCGATCTCGGCGGCACCGCGACCGGCGAGCACGGCATCGGGCAGGGGAAACGGGAGTACCTCGAAGCCGAGCGCGGCGAGGGAGCGGTCGAGGCGATGCGCGCGGTCAAGCGATCGCTCGATCCGAAGGACACGCTGAACCCGGGCAAGATCTTCCCGGAGACCGCCGAGGGCGAGCGAGTGCGTCGCGAGCCGTCGGAGTAG